TGTGCTCACGCTCAATTCCCCCAAGACTTCCGACTCCGTTTCCGACTGATACGCCGACGCGGTAAGGATCTTCTTTTTCCATATCTAATGCTGCATCTGTGATCGCCTCTTTTGCAGCTGCCACCGCGTACTGGCAGAACAGTTCCATACGTCTTGCCGTCTTCGCATCCATATACTGTTTTGCATCGAAATCTTTTACTTCGGCTGCAAGATGACATTTATATCCTTCTGTATCAAATTTTGTGATCTCACCGAAACCGGTTTTTCCTTCTTTTACGGACTGCCAGAACTCCTCCACACTAAGTCCGATCGGAGTGATCGCGCCCATTCCTGTTACCACTACTCGTCTGCTCATAACTTTTCCTTTCCATTTTCAAGCCCCAAATTCAGGCTTTTCCTTTTTGATCCGACACAATACCCATGCAGTCAAAATGTTTTTACTGCTTATATGCTCATACCGCCGTCCACGGAAATCACCTGTCCTGTGATGTAGGATGCTTTTTCTGATGCCAGAAATGTTACTACCTCCGCAATATCTTCCACCTTTCCGGCTCTTCCGAGCGGAATCTGTGTTTTCACTGCTTCTTTCGCCTTATCTGTCATCTGTGCTGTCATTTCCGTATCAATAAATCCCGGTGCAACCGCATTGCAGGTGATTCCGCGGGAAGAAAGTTCCCTTGCCACACTTTTGGTAAGTCCGATCACTCCCGCCTTGCTTGCACTGTAATTTGCCTGTCCGGCATTTCCAAGAATACCGGATACAGAGGAAAGATTGATGATCGTTCCGGAGCGCTGTTTTAACAGGTAGCGTGAAAAATGACGGATCGTGTTGAATGTCCCCTTAAGATTTGTTGCAATGACTGCATCAAATGCTTCCTCACTCATCTTCATCAAAAGATCATCTCTCGTGATTCCTGCATTGTTGACAAGAATATCCAGATGCCCATAGTTCTCTATAATGTCTTTTGCCATCTTTTCACAGGCACTGTAATCAGAAACATTGCATCCATAAACAGCCGCCTTACCGCCATCTGCAAGGATTTCTGCGGCAACAGCATCCGCACGCTCTTTTGAACCATTGTAATTGATGATGACAAAAGCACCTTCTTTTGCAAGACTTTTTGCGATCGCAGCTCCGATGCCGCGGCTTGCACCAGTGACCAGTGCTGTCTTATTTGTTAACATAACTTCTCCTTTTTCTGATAACTGCGGCACCATGCCTTCGTTATTAAAAATAATTTTTAAGTTAACGAAAGCTGATAACATTGATTCCGCGTATTAATTCTCCGCAATAAACTTCTTGAAATCCTCAAACTTATCAATGTTGACTGCCGTTACATCGCGGTTGATTTTACGCATAAATCCGGTCAGTGTTTTTCCCGGTCCGATCTCTATAAACAGATCTGCGCCATCTGCGATCAGTCGCTCGATCGTCTGCTGCCATCGGACAGATGAGGATACCTGTTTTTCCAGTAATGGCTTGATATCCTCTTCTTTGGTCACATAGTCTGCTGTCACATTGGCAACATAAGGAATTTCCGGGGTATGGACTGTCACCCGCTTTAATTCTTCTCCCAGCTTTTCTCCTGCACCTTTTAACATTGCAGAATGGAACGGACCGCTGACTTTTAAAGGAACGACACGTTTTGCTCCGGCTTCCTTACAGAGCTCACCTGCCGCTGTCACAGCTTCTTCTTCTCCGGTAATAACGATCTGCCCCGGACAGTTATAGTTTGCGATCGATACAATGCCTTCTGTTTTTTCACAGGCTTCCTCGATCTGCGCGGTATCTAATGCTAAAACTGCTGCCATTGCCC
The Roseburia rectibacter DNA segment above includes these coding regions:
- the fabD gene encoding ACP S-malonyltransferase is translated as MGKTVFMFPGQGAQYIGMAKDFYDAIPECREVFEEASEASALDIAALCFEENDKINITEYTQICMLTAEAAILRALQVKGYKADVTAGLSLGEYGALIACGALSRKDAFALVRKRGIYMQEAVPEGGAMAAVLALDTAQIEEACEKTEGIVSIANYNCPGQIVITGEEEAVTAAGELCKEAGAKRVVPLKVSGPFHSAMLKGAGEKLGEELKRVTVHTPEIPYVANVTADYVTKEEDIKPLLEKQVSSSVRWQQTIERLIADGADLFIEIGPGKTLTGFMRKINRDVTAVNIDKFEDFKKFIAEN
- the fabG gene encoding 3-oxoacyl-[acyl-carrier-protein] reductase, yielding MLTNKTALVTGASRGIGAAIAKSLAKEGAFVIINYNGSKERADAVAAEILADGGKAAVYGCNVSDYSACEKMAKDIIENYGHLDILVNNAGITRDDLLMKMSEEAFDAVIATNLKGTFNTIRHFSRYLLKQRSGTIINLSSVSGILGNAGQANYSASKAGVIGLTKSVARELSSRGITCNAVAPGFIDTEMTAQMTDKAKEAVKTQIPLGRAGKVEDIAEVVTFLASEKASYITGQVISVDGGMSI